A window of Coturnix japonica isolate 7356 chromosome 2, Coturnix japonica 2.1, whole genome shotgun sequence contains these coding sequences:
- the IMPACT gene encoding protein IMPACT: MAASNPEVAQQQIDEIEALSSIYGEDWCVVDEDEKIYCIKIGDCLDQPKWTLCLQVILPSGYPASEPPIYQLNAPWLRGQDYTELANSLEEIYIQNLGESILYLWVEKIREVLVEKAQSSNSEPDIKKTTEEVDEDNGDDFVLDYQAVQEDPVEILNYITSESQEDEELPVIHHGNPLTDRRSTFQAHLAPVVTPRQVKRVLEKLYENKKIASATHNIYAYRIYCEDKHTFLQDCEDDGETAAGGRLLHLMQILNVQNVLVVVSRWYGGILLGPDRFKHINNCARNILVEYNYVHSAEESSKPAGKSKKIRKDNKKRTEH, from the exons ATGGCGGCGAGCAACCCGGAGGTGGCTCAGCAGCAG ATTGACGAAATCGAAGCCCTCTCGTCCATATACGGTGAAGATTGGTGTGTTGTTGATGAAGATGAGAAAATCTATTGCATTAAGATCGGTGACTGTCTGGATCAACCAAAGTGGACCCTCTGCCTGcag GTGATTTTGCCTTCAGGATACCCAGCTTCAGAGCCACCTATTTATCAATTGAA tGCTCCTTGGCTTCGGGGACAAGATTATACTGAATTAGCAAATAGCTtggaagaaatatatat ACAAAACCTTGGTGAAAGTATTCTTTATTTATGGGTGGAGAAGATACGAGAAGTTCTGGTGGAAAAGGCACAGTCATCAAATTCAG AACCAGATATTAAGAAAACCACTGAAGAAGTTGATGAAGACAATGGGGATGATTTTGTCCTGGACTATCAGGCTGTTCAGGAAGATCCAGTAGAGATTTTAAATTATATCACATCTGAAAGTCAAGAAG ATGAAGAACTGCCAGTGATACATCACGGAAACCCACTCACAGATCGAAGGAGTACTTTCCAGGCACATCTGGCTCCTGTGGTGACACCCAGACAA gtaaAGAGAGTTCTTGAAAAATTATATGAGAATAAGAAAATTGCAAGCGCCACCCACAACATATATGCGTACAG AATATACTGTGAAGATAAACACACATTCCTGCAGGACTGTGAAGATGATGGGGAGACAGCAGCTGGTGGACGTCTTCTTCATCTTATGCAG attctGAATGTCCAGAATGTGTTAGTTGTGGTATCCCGCTGGTATGGAGGTATTCTGTTAGGACCGGATCGTTTTAAACATATCAACAACTGTGCAAGAAATATACTTGTGGAATACAACTACGTACATTCAGCG gaagaaTCATCCAAACCAGcaggaaagagcaaaaagatCAGGAAGGACAACAAGAAGAGGACAGAACACTAa